The following proteins come from a genomic window of Trichoplusia ni isolate ovarian cell line Hi5 chromosome 16, tn1, whole genome shotgun sequence:
- the LOC113501639 gene encoding irregular chiasm C-roughest protein isoform X2: MLTYAVQRFIEMPTYTEVNPGEDALLKCRISDKKGVCSWQKDNKPVGIYRGKYEWANENSPVGGDCSLWVRAATLQLDDGQWQCQVTASNYDVQDALSSPPAALAVRVPPQSPRILFNGSHVMPGQNITVPAGNRATVVCEARYGNPPAYIEWYLEKERLTAWSQTNASEVERPRVWAARSVLELGATRSAHGRQLSCRAHHPSYPSPYYRDSYTMLDVTFVPVVSIVGGDASTLANLEEGSSALTLECRADGNPSPYVWWTKNGQVIATNGAKLILAPVSRNHSGIYGCQARNSLGTSDSVKIEIDIKYPPRVIWVGPDTVVEANLFSQVTLDCKAEGNPTPTYTWYHNPASSARINSLQDGAYPISMTPQMQLHNVSYDQHGRYTCVATNQIGLEDRSHQSEAVTLNVLGPPVGAESGAAHAWAGHEARVAASVCADPPPRRAAWLWGSLRLDVPSQIGRYRSLEPATDGGCYRYTLLITGVGVSDARIYVLRVENERGSSSHAVSLTVHDNFSLTETAHVAPLIAAALVIAALLVIVLCLILRCRRRRESVEYKTEDLDSEKAALPADAVYTPREAPRALTGSIAGVGGAGVGPGAGPGAGPMGPAGPGARYSPGALQVRRAAVVLQPPTTV; the protein is encoded by the exons CCAGTTGGGATATATCGCGGCAAGTACGAGTGGGCTAATGAGAACAGTCCGGTGGGAGGAGACTGCTCGCTGTGGGTGCGCGCCGCCACGCTGCAGCTGGATGACGGCCAGTGGCAGTGCCAGGTCACCGCCAGCAACTATGACGTACAG GACGCTCTATCGAGTCCCCCGGCGGCGCTTGCTGTCCGAGTCCCGCCCCAGTCCCCAAGGATCCTGTTCAACGGGTCCCACGTGATGCCGGGGCAGAACATCACGGTGCCCGCCGGGAACAGGGCCACGGTCGTCTGCGAGGCACGCTACGGCAACCCCCCTGCATACATCGAGTGGTATCTAG AAAAAGAGCGTCTGACGGCCTGGTCTCAGACCAATGCGTCTGAAGTGGAGAGGCCTCGGGTCTGGGCGGCCAGGTCTGTGCTGGAGCTGGGAGCCACGCGGTCCGCGCACGGACGGCAGCTGTCCTGCAGGGCGCACCACCCGTCGTACCCCTCACCATATTATAGGGACTCTTACACCATGCTTGATGTTACTT TCGTGCCGGTAGTCTCCATCGTGGGTGGTGACGCAAGCACTCTCGCGAACTTGGAAGAAGGTTCTAGTGCCCTCACTCTTGAGTGCAGAGCTGACGGGAACCCCAGCCCATACGTCTGGTGGACGAAGAATGGCCAGGTCATCGCTACTAATGGAGCCAAGCTGATTTTAGCACCAGTCTCAAGGAATCATTCTG GTATCTACGGCTGTCAAGCAAGAAACTCTTTAGGAACATCTGATTCGGTGAAGATTGAAATTGACATTAAAT ATCCTCCTCGAGTGATATGGGTGGGGCCTGACACCGTGGTGGAAGCAAACCTGTTCTCTCAGGTCACACTGGACTGCAAAGCTGAAGGCAACCCTACACCTACCTACACCTGGTACCATAA CCCAGCGTCTTCAGCCCGCATCAACTCTCTCCAGGACGGAGCGTACCCGATCTCGATGACTCCTCAGATGCAGCTGCACAATGTATCCTACGACCAGCATGGACGGTACACCTGCGTCGCTACCAACCAGATTGGACTTGAAGACAG GAGCCACCAATCAGAAGCAGTAACCCTGAACGTGCTGGGCCCACCGGTGGGCGCGGAGAGCGGCGCAGCCCATGCGTGGGCGGGGCACGAGGCTCGCGTGGCGGCCTCTGTGTGCGCTGACccaccgccgcgccgcgccgcctggCTGTGGGGCAGTCTGCGTCTAGACGTGCCATCACAGATTG GTCGCTACCGCTCTCTAGAGCCTGCTACAGACGGTGGTTGCTACCGCTACACGCTACTTATCACCGGCGTAGGCGTCTCTGACGCAAGGATCTACGTGCTACGAGTCGAAAACGAGAGAGGCTCATCCTCTCATGCTGTTTCACTCACCGTTCACG ATAATTTTTCGCTAACAGAGACAGCGCACGTCGCGCCGCTAATAGCCGCTGCGTTAGTCATCGCCGCGTTATTAGTCATCGTGCTGTGTCTCATCCTGCGATGTCGGAGACGAAGAG AAAGCGTGGAGTATAAGACTGAAGATTTAGATAG CGAGAAAGCAGCGCTCCCAGCGGATGCGGTGTATACTCCGCGGGAAGCTCCTCGAGCCCTGACTGGGTCCATAGCGGGCGTAGGGGGTGCGGGCGTGGGGCCAGGCGCGGGCCCCGGCGCGGGCCCCATGGGGCCGGCGGGCCCCGGCGCGCGCTACTCGCCGGGCGCGCTGCAGGTGCGGCGCGCCGCCGTCGTGCTGCAGCCCCCCACCACCGTGTGA
- the LOC113501639 gene encoding hemicentin-1 isoform X1, with amino-acid sequence MKMRWDFLLHLFILFVLATYVDAVQRFIEMPTYTEVNPGEDALLKCRISDKKGVCSWQKDNKPVGIYRGKYEWANENSPVGGDCSLWVRAATLQLDDGQWQCQVTASNYDVQDALSSPPAALAVRVPPQSPRILFNGSHVMPGQNITVPAGNRATVVCEARYGNPPAYIEWYLEKERLTAWSQTNASEVERPRVWAARSVLELGATRSAHGRQLSCRAHHPSYPSPYYRDSYTMLDVTFVPVVSIVGGDASTLANLEEGSSALTLECRADGNPSPYVWWTKNGQVIATNGAKLILAPVSRNHSGIYGCQARNSLGTSDSVKIEIDIKYPPRVIWVGPDTVVEANLFSQVTLDCKAEGNPTPTYTWYHNPASSARINSLQDGAYPISMTPQMQLHNVSYDQHGRYTCVATNQIGLEDRSHQSEAVTLNVLGPPVGAESGAAHAWAGHEARVAASVCADPPPRRAAWLWGSLRLDVPSQIGRYRSLEPATDGGCYRYTLLITGVGVSDARIYVLRVENERGSSSHAVSLTVHDNFSLTETAHVAPLIAAALVIAALLVIVLCLILRCRRRRESVEYKTEDLDSEKAALPADAVYTPREAPRALTGSIAGVGGAGVGPGAGPGAGPMGPAGPGARYSPGALQVRRAAVVLQPPTTV; translated from the exons CCAGTTGGGATATATCGCGGCAAGTACGAGTGGGCTAATGAGAACAGTCCGGTGGGAGGAGACTGCTCGCTGTGGGTGCGCGCCGCCACGCTGCAGCTGGATGACGGCCAGTGGCAGTGCCAGGTCACCGCCAGCAACTATGACGTACAG GACGCTCTATCGAGTCCCCCGGCGGCGCTTGCTGTCCGAGTCCCGCCCCAGTCCCCAAGGATCCTGTTCAACGGGTCCCACGTGATGCCGGGGCAGAACATCACGGTGCCCGCCGGGAACAGGGCCACGGTCGTCTGCGAGGCACGCTACGGCAACCCCCCTGCATACATCGAGTGGTATCTAG AAAAAGAGCGTCTGACGGCCTGGTCTCAGACCAATGCGTCTGAAGTGGAGAGGCCTCGGGTCTGGGCGGCCAGGTCTGTGCTGGAGCTGGGAGCCACGCGGTCCGCGCACGGACGGCAGCTGTCCTGCAGGGCGCACCACCCGTCGTACCCCTCACCATATTATAGGGACTCTTACACCATGCTTGATGTTACTT TCGTGCCGGTAGTCTCCATCGTGGGTGGTGACGCAAGCACTCTCGCGAACTTGGAAGAAGGTTCTAGTGCCCTCACTCTTGAGTGCAGAGCTGACGGGAACCCCAGCCCATACGTCTGGTGGACGAAGAATGGCCAGGTCATCGCTACTAATGGAGCCAAGCTGATTTTAGCACCAGTCTCAAGGAATCATTCTG GTATCTACGGCTGTCAAGCAAGAAACTCTTTAGGAACATCTGATTCGGTGAAGATTGAAATTGACATTAAAT ATCCTCCTCGAGTGATATGGGTGGGGCCTGACACCGTGGTGGAAGCAAACCTGTTCTCTCAGGTCACACTGGACTGCAAAGCTGAAGGCAACCCTACACCTACCTACACCTGGTACCATAA CCCAGCGTCTTCAGCCCGCATCAACTCTCTCCAGGACGGAGCGTACCCGATCTCGATGACTCCTCAGATGCAGCTGCACAATGTATCCTACGACCAGCATGGACGGTACACCTGCGTCGCTACCAACCAGATTGGACTTGAAGACAG GAGCCACCAATCAGAAGCAGTAACCCTGAACGTGCTGGGCCCACCGGTGGGCGCGGAGAGCGGCGCAGCCCATGCGTGGGCGGGGCACGAGGCTCGCGTGGCGGCCTCTGTGTGCGCTGACccaccgccgcgccgcgccgcctggCTGTGGGGCAGTCTGCGTCTAGACGTGCCATCACAGATTG GTCGCTACCGCTCTCTAGAGCCTGCTACAGACGGTGGTTGCTACCGCTACACGCTACTTATCACCGGCGTAGGCGTCTCTGACGCAAGGATCTACGTGCTACGAGTCGAAAACGAGAGAGGCTCATCCTCTCATGCTGTTTCACTCACCGTTCACG ATAATTTTTCGCTAACAGAGACAGCGCACGTCGCGCCGCTAATAGCCGCTGCGTTAGTCATCGCCGCGTTATTAGTCATCGTGCTGTGTCTCATCCTGCGATGTCGGAGACGAAGAG AAAGCGTGGAGTATAAGACTGAAGATTTAGATAG CGAGAAAGCAGCGCTCCCAGCGGATGCGGTGTATACTCCGCGGGAAGCTCCTCGAGCCCTGACTGGGTCCATAGCGGGCGTAGGGGGTGCGGGCGTGGGGCCAGGCGCGGGCCCCGGCGCGGGCCCCATGGGGCCGGCGGGCCCCGGCGCGCGCTACTCGCCGGGCGCGCTGCAGGTGCGGCGCGCCGCCGTCGTGCTGCAGCCCCCCACCACCGTGTGA